The following coding sequences lie in one Nitratireductor mangrovi genomic window:
- a CDS encoding GNAT family N-acetyltransferase, whose translation MKTALTIDIRRAEESDASAIADVHMEAWRGAYAGIIPYRALAKMINRRGAAWWASAIRRAASVLVVECGGEIAGYATLGRNRARELPQQGEIYELYLRPQYQGVGLGTRLFAEARDKLAAHGLKGLVVWALEENGNAVSFYQGAGGRDVAEGVEVFDQKAIRKIAFVWD comes from the coding sequence ATGAAGACCGCGCTGACCATAGACATCCGCCGCGCCGAGGAAAGTGACGCCTCGGCGATCGCGGACGTGCATATGGAAGCCTGGCGCGGTGCCTATGCGGGCATCATTCCCTACCGGGCGCTGGCGAAGATGATCAACCGGCGCGGCGCCGCCTGGTGGGCGAGCGCCATACGGCGTGCCGCCTCGGTGCTGGTGGTCGAATGCGGCGGCGAGATCGCCGGCTATGCCACGCTCGGCCGCAACCGGGCCCGCGAACTGCCGCAGCAGGGCGAGATCTACGAGCTCTATCTGCGCCCGCAATATCAGGGCGTCGGTCTCGGGACGCGGCTTTTCGCCGAGGCGCGCGACAAGCTCGCCGCGCATGGGCTGAAGGGCCTCGTCGTGTGGGCGCTGGAGGAAAACGGCAACGCCGTTTCCTTCTATCAGGGCGCCGGCGGCCGCGATGTCGCCGAAGGCGTCGAGGTCTTCGACCAGAAAGCAATCCGCAAGATCGCCTTCGTCTGGGACTGA
- a CDS encoding TPM domain-containing protein yields MGSDVLSPEDREQITRAIRDAETRTSGEIYCVLARQSDDYFLAAAFMLAVGTLVASLVAALAVEMLWLGVRLPHFVLAQCAALGLGLVVIWCLPAVRIHLVPRRMRYRRAHENAARQFLAHNVHVTRERTGVLVFLSLAERYAEIVADEGINAVVPQETWNEMVAGLTAQARGDRIAQGFSEAVGKAGALLAAHFPAREPEPNELPDHLVVI; encoded by the coding sequence ATGGGCAGCGACGTTCTTTCCCCGGAAGACCGGGAACAGATCACACGGGCGATCCGCGACGCGGAAACACGGACCTCCGGCGAGATTTACTGCGTGCTCGCAAGGCAGAGCGACGATTATTTTCTCGCGGCGGCCTTCATGCTGGCAGTCGGCACGCTGGTCGCCAGCCTTGTCGCAGCGTTGGCGGTGGAAATGCTCTGGCTCGGCGTCAGGCTGCCGCACTTCGTCCTGGCGCAATGCGCTGCGCTGGGGCTCGGGCTCGTCGTGATCTGGTGCCTGCCGGCCGTGCGCATCCATCTTGTCCCGCGCCGCATGCGCTACCGCCGCGCGCACGAAAACGCCGCGCGCCAGTTTCTGGCCCACAACGTCCATGTCACGCGCGAGCGGACCGGGGTGCTGGTGTTCCTGTCGCTGGCCGAACGATATGCAGAGATCGTCGCGGATGAGGGAATCAACGCGGTCGTTCCGCAGGAGACCTGGAACGAGATGGTCGCCGGGCTGACCGCCCAAGCGCGCGGCGACCGGATCGCGCAGGGCTTCAGCGAAGCCGTCGGCAAGGCCGGCGCGCTGCTCGCCGCGCATTTTCCGGCGCGCGAGCCCGAGCCGAACGAACTCCCCGACCACCTCGTCGTGATCTGA
- a CDS encoding TPM domain-containing protein: protein MALLCPLMTGVKAGELPALTGRVVDNAGLIDAATETDLIATLAAFEQKSSDQIVVATIESLDGEAIEPFANRLFRAWGLGQAGEDNGVLLLVAKNDRRMRIEVGYGLEGTLTDLHAKLIIENTMVPAFRAGDFAGGISRAVDDIITVLEGNAAELEERAERNQPSGWNFEPEIIFIILWFGLFFGAFGFALFARIFGKKIGPGRYRWLGIEVTYGSSGGSSSGSYSSGGSSWSSGSSGGFSGGGGSSGGGGASGSW from the coding sequence ATGGCGTTGCTCTGCCCGCTCATGACGGGCGTGAAAGCGGGCGAACTTCCAGCCCTCACCGGCCGTGTCGTCGACAATGCCGGACTGATCGACGCCGCGACCGAAACCGACCTTATCGCGACGCTGGCCGCCTTCGAGCAAAAATCCTCCGACCAGATCGTGGTCGCCACCATCGAGAGCCTCGACGGCGAGGCGATCGAGCCGTTTGCGAACCGGCTTTTCCGTGCCTGGGGGCTCGGGCAGGCGGGCGAGGACAATGGCGTGCTGCTGCTGGTGGCCAAGAACGATCGCCGTATGCGCATCGAGGTTGGCTACGGGCTGGAAGGCACGCTGACCGACCTGCATGCCAAGCTGATCATCGAAAACACGATGGTGCCCGCCTTCCGCGCCGGCGACTTTGCCGGCGGCATCTCGCGTGCCGTCGACGACATCATCACCGTTTTGGAAGGCAATGCCGCCGAGCTTGAGGAACGCGCCGAACGCAACCAGCCCTCGGGCTGGAATTTCGAGCCGGAAATCATCTTCATCATTCTCTGGTTCGGGCTGTTTTTCGGCGCCTTCGGCTTCGCGCTGTTCGCGCGCATCTTCGGAAAGAAGATCGGCCCGGGCCGCTATCGATGGCTGGGCATCGAGGTGACCTACGGCTCCTCGGGCGGCTCGTCCTCCGGCAGCTACTCCTCGGGCGGGTCGAGCTGGTCGTCGGGAAGCAGCGGCGGCTTTTCGGGCGGGGGCGGCTCGTCCGGCGGCGGCGGCGCATCGGGGAGCTGGTAG
- a CDS encoding LemA family protein, with the protein MSTAFAVPSRQARNLLAILLLAPLLAACGFNTIPTAEERAKAAWSEVLNQYQRRADLIPNLVETVKAYAAHEREVLEAVVEARAKATDVTISPEMLADPEAFKAFQESQSALTGALSRLLAVVENYPDLKANQNFLALQAQIEGTENRIAVARRDYIEAVRVYNTSLKTFPSMIWAWLWFTDNAPYQNFTVADDKIEAPKVDFGTKQGG; encoded by the coding sequence ATGTCCACCGCATTCGCCGTGCCGTCACGACAGGCCCGCAACCTGCTGGCGATCCTGTTGCTGGCGCCGCTGTTGGCAGCCTGCGGTTTCAACACCATCCCGACGGCGGAGGAGCGGGCCAAGGCGGCGTGGAGCGAGGTGCTCAACCAGTATCAGCGGCGCGCCGACCTCATTCCCAACCTGGTGGAGACGGTCAAGGCCTATGCCGCGCATGAGCGCGAGGTCCTGGAGGCGGTGGTGGAAGCGCGCGCCAAGGCGACCGACGTGACCATTTCGCCCGAGATGCTGGCCGATCCTGAAGCCTTCAAGGCGTTTCAGGAAAGCCAGTCGGCGCTGACCGGCGCGCTGTCGCGGCTTCTGGCGGTGGTCGAGAACTATCCCGATCTCAAGGCCAACCAGAACTTCCTGGCGCTGCAGGCGCAGATCGAGGGTACCGAAAACCGCATCGCGGTGGCGCGGCGCGACTACATCGAGGCTGTGCGCGTCTACAACACCTCGCTGAAGACGTTCCCGTCGATGATCTGGGCCTGGCTCTGGTTCACCGACAACGCGCCCTATCAGAATTTCACGGTGGCCGACGACAAGATCGAGGCGCCGAAGGTCGATTTCGGCACCAAGCAGGGCGGCTAG
- the pdxY gene encoding pyridoxal kinase PdxY, protein MAQNGGRDAVIVISSHVARGSVGNRAAVFALETLGHPVWAVPTVTLPWHPGHGPATRIVPEDDAFASLLKDLENAPWIGEVGAVLSGYLGSPAQAAAVRSLVAAVKARRPAARFVCDPVIGDTGGLYVAESLAEAIRDQLLPVADIATPNRYELEWLLGRSLDSRDAVIDAARDAAPNTMLVTSAPAMMAGGTANLLVTADNAWLAEHRVIERPPNGLGDLTAALLLARLLAGDKEDKALKSTTASVFEILARTVGRGGDELQIETDAASLSHPMAMVQLRHLREPERDRPA, encoded by the coding sequence ATGGCGCAGAACGGCGGCCGCGACGCAGTCATCGTGATCTCGAGCCATGTCGCGCGCGGCTCGGTCGGCAACCGCGCCGCCGTCTTCGCGCTCGAAACGCTCGGCCACCCGGTCTGGGCCGTGCCGACCGTGACCTTGCCCTGGCACCCGGGCCACGGCCCTGCGACCCGCATCGTCCCCGAGGACGATGCCTTTGCCTCTCTCCTGAAGGACCTCGAAAACGCACCATGGATCGGCGAGGTCGGGGCGGTGCTTTCCGGATATCTCGGCAGCCCCGCGCAGGCCGCGGCGGTGCGCTCCCTGGTCGCGGCGGTGAAGGCGCGTCGCCCGGCGGCGCGCTTCGTCTGCGACCCGGTGATCGGCGATACCGGCGGCCTTTATGTCGCCGAAAGTCTTGCCGAGGCGATCCGCGATCAGTTGCTGCCGGTCGCCGACATCGCGACCCCCAACCGGTATGAGCTCGAATGGCTGCTCGGCCGCAGCCTCGACAGCCGCGACGCCGTGATCGACGCGGCGCGCGATGCCGCACCGAACACCATGCTGGTGACCTCGGCGCCGGCGATGATGGCCGGCGGCACCGCCAATCTGCTGGTGACGGCTGACAATGCCTGGCTCGCCGAACACCGGGTGATCGAGCGGCCGCCCAACGGACTTGGCGACCTCACCGCGGCGCTGCTCTTGGCCCGGCTTCTGGCCGGCGACAAGGAAGACAAGGCGCTGAAGTCGACGACGGCCTCGGTGTTCGAGATCCTGGCGCGCACCGTCGGCCGTGGCGGTGACGAGCTGCAGATCGAAACCGACGCTGCGAGCCTCTCGCATCCGATGGCGATGGTGCAGCTCCGCCACCTTCGCGAGCCGGAGCGGGACCGGCCGGCATGA
- a CDS encoding DUF429 domain-containing protein, with product MSLAAADRTIAGVDGCKAGWVAVVLAPGSGPHAAIFADFAGLIDALPADAVVAVDMPIGLPERCGDGGRGPERLVRARLGQRQSSVFSIPSRAAVYAEPAGFTTIEAWYAAHRRANAVARETSDPPRAVSIQAFGIFPKIRELDGLLRERPGLADRVIEAHPEIAFWRLAGSQPMALPKKIKGRVNPAGMQERKALLAASGLPRAFLDSPPPRGAAEDDLLDAAAVLFTAHRFARGEAISFPDPPGRDAHGLPIAIHA from the coding sequence ATGAGCCTCGCCGCGGCGGATCGCACGATCGCCGGGGTCGACGGCTGCAAGGCAGGCTGGGTTGCGGTCGTGCTCGCTCCCGGTTCCGGGCCGCACGCAGCAATATTTGCCGACTTCGCCGGCCTGATCGATGCGCTGCCGGCTGATGCCGTCGTCGCCGTCGACATGCCGATCGGGCTGCCGGAGCGTTGCGGCGACGGCGGCCGCGGTCCGGAACGGCTGGTCCGCGCCCGGCTCGGCCAGCGCCAGTCGAGCGTCTTTTCGATCCCCTCGCGCGCCGCGGTCTACGCCGAACCTGCCGGCTTCACGACCATCGAGGCATGGTATGCCGCCCACCGCCGGGCGAACGCCGTCGCGCGAGAGACGTCGGACCCGCCGCGCGCGGTCTCCATCCAGGCCTTCGGCATCTTCCCGAAAATCCGCGAGCTCGATGGCCTGTTGCGCGAGCGACCCGGGCTCGCCGACCGCGTCATCGAGGCCCATCCCGAGATCGCCTTCTGGCGGCTGGCCGGCAGCCAGCCGATGGCTTTGCCCAAGAAGATCAAGGGCCGCGTGAACCCGGCCGGCATGCAGGAACGCAAGGCGCTGCTCGCCGCCAGCGGGCTGCCGCGCGCCTTTCTCGACAGCCCGCCGCCGCGCGGCGCGGCAGAGGACGACCTCCTCGACGCGGCCGCCGTGCTATTCACGGCGCATCGGTTCGCACGGGGTGAGGCGATTTCGTTTCCCGACCCGCCGGGCCGCGATGCCCACGGCCTGCCCATCGCCATTCACGCCTGA
- a CDS encoding carbonic anhydrase — protein sequence MDHLPKRLLSGYRQFMSGRYAAETARYRELAAKGQSPETMVIACCDSRAAPETIFDTGPGELFVVRNVANLVPPYEPDDRHHSTSAALEFAVQSLKVKHIVILGHGRCGGIRAALDPTAEPLSPGDFIGRWMGLVAPAAEAVAGNSLMTSGERQTALERISIRYSIANLRSFPCVKILEDKGRLTLHGAWFDISSGELWVMNRETGDFQRPELD from the coding sequence ATGGACCATCTGCCCAAGAGACTTCTTTCCGGATACCGGCAATTCATGTCCGGCCGCTACGCGGCCGAGACGGCGCGCTACCGCGAACTGGCCGCCAAGGGCCAGTCGCCGGAAACCATGGTGATCGCCTGCTGTGATTCACGCGCCGCGCCGGAGACCATCTTCGACACCGGCCCCGGTGAGCTCTTCGTCGTGCGCAACGTCGCCAACCTGGTGCCGCCCTACGAGCCGGACGACCGCCACCATTCGACATCGGCCGCGCTCGAATTCGCGGTCCAGAGCCTGAAGGTCAAGCATATCGTCATCCTTGGCCATGGCCGCTGCGGCGGCATCCGGGCAGCACTCGACCCGACCGCCGAGCCGCTGTCGCCGGGCGATTTCATCGGCCGCTGGATGGGCCTCGTGGCACCCGCCGCAGAGGCCGTCGCCGGCAACAGCCTGATGACCTCGGGCGAACGCCAGACGGCGCTCGAACGCATCTCGATCCGCTACTCGATCGCCAATCTGCGCAGCTTTCCCTGCGTCAAGATCCTCGAGGACAAGGGAAGGCTCACCTTGCACGGCGCCTGGTTCGACATCTCGTCCGGCGAACTCTGGGTGATGAACCGCGAGACCGGCGACTTCCAGCGTCCCGAGCTGGACTGA
- a CDS encoding multidrug effflux MFS transporter: MNVMAGEPARPLMSERRVGLIGALLVAIGPVSMALFTPAMPEIVRAFGTTEAAVKMTLSLYFAGFAFAQLACGPLSDGYGRKPVTVAFMGIYLAASLLALAAPTIEVLIAARFLQGIGAAVGVAIARAVVRDLFVDERAARIMNLIGIILAIGPALAPTIGGVTLQLAGWHAIFVLMVLMGLTVVIVTQVSLRETVVRDPSRIRPAALLRSYASLLGNAYFMLSTLVIAGTIGALYTQATVLPFILMDRVGLTPTEFGMGMLMQSGMFFAGSLAVRQLMRLMPAARLVPIGLACVGSSSVAIAILLRTFEPTFLTVMGPVGVYAFGIAFVMPAMSVAAMAPFPRIAGSASSVTGFFQMGAGLLGGTLTALIGEPVLAMAIVIPAMGATAILCWIVWRLLPEPAPMTVTPPRHSGPVA; the protein is encoded by the coding sequence ATGAACGTCATGGCCGGGGAGCCGGCCCGACCACTGATGTCGGAACGGCGTGTCGGACTGATCGGTGCGCTGCTTGTCGCCATCGGTCCGGTATCGATGGCGCTGTTCACGCCGGCAATGCCCGAGATCGTACGCGCCTTCGGGACCACCGAGGCGGCAGTGAAGATGACGTTGTCGCTTTATTTTGCCGGCTTTGCTTTTGCGCAACTGGCCTGCGGCCCGCTGTCGGATGGCTACGGCCGCAAGCCGGTGACGGTTGCGTTCATGGGCATCTACCTCGCCGCCAGCCTGCTGGCACTCGCAGCGCCGACGATCGAGGTGCTGATCGCGGCGCGCTTCCTGCAAGGCATCGGCGCGGCCGTGGGGGTCGCGATTGCACGCGCCGTGGTGCGCGACCTGTTCGTCGACGAGCGCGCGGCCCGGATCATGAACCTGATCGGCATCATCCTCGCCATCGGACCGGCGCTGGCGCCGACGATCGGCGGCGTGACGCTGCAGCTGGCCGGCTGGCACGCCATCTTCGTGCTGATGGTGCTGATGGGGCTAACGGTGGTCATCGTGACCCAGGTGAGCCTGCGCGAAACGGTCGTTCGAGACCCTTCCCGTATACGGCCGGCGGCGCTGCTGCGCTCCTACGCCTCGCTGCTCGGCAATGCCTATTTCATGCTGTCGACGCTGGTGATCGCCGGCACCATCGGCGCGCTCTACACACAGGCAACCGTACTGCCGTTCATTCTCATGGACCGGGTCGGGCTGACGCCGACGGAGTTCGGCATGGGCATGCTGATGCAGTCCGGGATGTTCTTCGCCGGCTCGCTGGCGGTGCGCCAACTGATGCGATTGATGCCGGCAGCGCGGCTGGTGCCGATCGGGCTTGCCTGCGTCGGTTCAAGCAGCGTGGCGATCGCCATCCTGCTCAGAACCTTCGAGCCCACCTTCCTGACGGTGATGGGGCCGGTCGGCGTCTATGCCTTCGGCATCGCCTTCGTCATGCCGGCCATGTCCGTTGCCGCCATGGCGCCGTTTCCGCGCATAGCCGGGTCGGCCTCCTCCGTGACGGGCTTTTTCCAGATGGGAGCCGGGCTCTTGGGGGGCACGCTCACGGCGCTGATCGGCGAGCCGGTGCTGGCGATGGCGATCGTGATCCCGGCCATGGGCGCCACCGCGATCCTGTGCTGGATCGTCTGGCGGCTGCTGCCGGAGCCGGCGCCGATGACGGTGACACCGCCGCGGCACAGCGGGCCGGTCGCCTGA
- a CDS encoding MarR family winged helix-turn-helix transcriptional regulator, which yields MPHNIDPDTFGFVVGDISRLIRSEMERRIADAGLAVTPGEGRTLANIARMGTVRQNVLAERMGVEAMTLSSYLDRLEARGLVGREPDPADRRAKLVSLTASADDVLLQIREIGEDIRADLSRGATPDEWNALVETLKRIRNGLVELRSGASDEGRAA from the coding sequence GTGCCGCACAACATCGACCCCGACACCTTCGGTTTCGTCGTCGGGGACATTTCCCGCCTGATCCGCTCGGAGATGGAACGCCGGATCGCCGATGCGGGCCTCGCGGTCACGCCCGGCGAGGGACGGACCCTTGCCAATATTGCCCGCATGGGCACCGTGCGCCAGAACGTGCTGGCCGAGCGGATGGGCGTCGAGGCGATGACGCTGTCATCCTATCTCGACCGGCTGGAGGCGCGCGGCCTCGTCGGGCGCGAGCCCGATCCCGCCGACCGGCGTGCGAAGCTCGTCAGCCTGACGGCCTCGGCCGACGACGTGCTGCTGCAGATCCGCGAGATCGGCGAGGACATCCGCGCCGATCTTTCGCGGGGTGCGACGCCGGACGAGTGGAACGCGCTGGTGGAGACGCTGAAGCGCATCCGCAACGGCCTCGTCGAGTTACGCAGCGGCGCCAGCGACGAGGGGCGGGCGGCATGA
- a CDS encoding M3 family metallopeptidase, with product MTHAIDLDTHPLSAWTGPLGLPDFSAFTDADFAPAFAAAFAAHDREIEQIASNAAPPTIENTLAALELAGLPLSRISAIFWCKAGAHTNEAIQELERDISPKMARHFSAIAMNERLFARIDGLYARRAELGLDPETARVLELTWKGFVRSGAQLGDADKKRLAAINEELAGLGARFGQNVLADERDWALFLDAGDVEDLPEFLRDAMAAAAQARDQSGCFAVTLSRSIMEPFLKLSQRRDLREKAFTGFVSRGAMGGESDNGEVVRRTLELRAEKARLLGYDSYAALKLDDTMAKSPDAVFGLLDPVWEKARLKAAADQAELQRLAAEDGLNERIAAWDWRYYQEKLRIERFAFDDSALKPYFQLENVIAACFDVATRLFGIAFEERHGVTAWHEDVRVFEVFNADGSHRAVFLADYFNRPSKRSGAWMSRLASAWTLGEGSKPIIFNVMNFAKPPEGQPALLSLDEARTLFHEFGHALHGMLSDVTWPSVSGTSVSRDFVELPSQLYEHWLTVPHVLDRHARHYRTGEPMPAELAERMQAARNYDAAFATIEFTASALVDMTYHAREDAPADPLRFEAETLQRLGMPEAIAMRHRTPHFLHVFSGDGYSAGYYSYMWSEVLDADAFRAFEETGDPFDPERAAKLREHIYAAGGSRDPEELYLAFRGRMPSPEAMMEKRGLA from the coding sequence ATGACGCACGCGATCGATCTCGATACCCATCCGCTCTCCGCGTGGACCGGCCCGCTCGGCCTTCCGGACTTTTCCGCCTTCACCGACGCTGATTTCGCGCCCGCCTTCGCAGCCGCCTTCGCCGCCCACGACCGCGAGATCGAGCAGATTGCGTCGAACGCGGCGCCGCCCACGATCGAAAACACGCTCGCCGCCCTCGAACTCGCCGGCCTGCCGCTGTCGCGCATATCGGCGATCTTCTGGTGCAAGGCCGGCGCCCACACCAACGAGGCCATCCAGGAACTGGAGCGCGACATATCGCCGAAGATGGCGCGGCATTTCTCAGCCATCGCGATGAACGAGCGCCTGTTTGCGCGCATCGACGGGCTTTATGCCCGCCGCGCCGAACTCGGGCTCGACCCCGAGACCGCGCGCGTTCTCGAACTGACCTGGAAAGGTTTCGTCCGCTCGGGTGCTCAACTTGGTGATGCCGACAAGAAGCGCCTGGCGGCCATCAACGAGGAGCTCGCCGGTCTCGGCGCCCGCTTTGGCCAGAACGTGCTCGCCGACGAACGCGACTGGGCGCTGTTCCTCGACGCCGGCGACGTCGAGGACCTGCCGGAGTTCCTGCGCGATGCCATGGCCGCGGCGGCGCAAGCCCGAGACCAGTCCGGATGCTTCGCCGTGACGCTTTCGCGGTCGATCATGGAGCCGTTTCTCAAGCTTTCGCAACGACGCGACCTGCGCGAGAAGGCGTTCACGGGCTTCGTGTCGCGTGGCGCCATGGGCGGCGAAAGCGATAATGGCGAGGTCGTGCGCAGGACGCTCGAATTGCGGGCCGAAAAAGCGAGGCTGCTCGGCTATGACAGCTACGCCGCGTTGAAGCTCGACGACACCATGGCCAAATCGCCGGACGCCGTCTTCGGTCTGCTCGACCCGGTCTGGGAGAAGGCCCGGTTGAAGGCCGCCGCCGATCAGGCCGAACTGCAGCGCCTTGCCGCGGAGGACGGGCTCAACGAGCGGATCGCGGCCTGGGACTGGCGTTATTACCAGGAGAAGCTGCGCATCGAGCGCTTCGCCTTCGATGACAGCGCCCTCAAACCCTATTTCCAGCTCGAAAACGTCATCGCAGCCTGTTTCGACGTCGCCACGCGCCTGTTCGGCATCGCCTTCGAGGAACGCCACGGCGTCACGGCCTGGCATGAGGATGTCCGCGTCTTCGAGGTGTTCAACGCCGACGGTTCGCACCGCGCCGTCTTTCTCGCCGACTATTTCAATCGCCCCTCGAAGCGGTCCGGGGCCTGGATGAGCCGGCTCGCTTCCGCCTGGACGCTCGGCGAGGGCTCGAAGCCGATCATCTTCAATGTCATGAATTTCGCGAAACCGCCCGAGGGGCAGCCAGCCCTGCTGTCGCTCGACGAGGCGCGCACACTGTTCCACGAGTTCGGCCACGCCCTTCACGGCATGCTGAGCGATGTCACCTGGCCGTCGGTCTCCGGCACGTCGGTGTCGCGCGATTTCGTCGAACTGCCCTCGCAGCTATACGAGCACTGGCTGACGGTGCCGCACGTGCTCGACCGGCATGCGCGTCATTACCGCACCGGCGAGCCGATGCCGGCAGAACTCGCCGAGCGCATGCAGGCGGCGCGCAACTACGACGCTGCCTTCGCCACGATCGAGTTCACCGCCTCCGCCCTGGTCGACATGACCTATCATGCCCGCGAGGATGCACCGGCCGACCCGCTTCGTTTCGAAGCCGAAACACTTCAGCGGCTCGGCATGCCGGAAGCGATCGCCATGCGCCATCGCACGCCGCACTTCCTGCATGTCTTCTCAGGCGACGGCTATTCCGCCGGCTACTACTCTTACATGTGGTCGGAAGTCCTCGACGCTGACGCCTTCCGCGCCTTCGAGGAAACGGGAGACCCGTTCGACCCCGAACGCGCCGCCAAGCTGCGTGAGCACATCTACGCCGCAGGCGGCAGCCGCGACCCCGAGGAGCTCTACCTCGCTTTTCGCGGCCGCATGCCATCGCCCGAGGCGATGATGGAGAAGCGCGGGCTGGCCTGA
- a CDS encoding glutathione S-transferase family protein yields MADIKLNVIKPSVNNMAARVFVRAAGLTFDENDVYGQTRSDDFLARNPAHLTPMIEAKALPKGALWESCAIMQYLCNKHGLEQFYPTDPERRAMIDSAMFYLIGTLYPHLARATYPALGFPQYAGEVGASEAGAAEKETARKAAADALAEPLSVFERFYLDGKPFIGGDAPSIADIRLASTLEFLAAIDYALPGWASDYVKRMEATLGDAYAEPAADVRGYIAYVKSQKA; encoded by the coding sequence ATGGCCGATATCAAGCTCAACGTCATCAAGCCAAGCGTGAACAACATGGCGGCGCGTGTCTTTGTCCGCGCCGCCGGCCTGACTTTCGATGAGAACGACGTCTACGGGCAGACGCGCTCCGACGACTTCCTTGCCCGCAACCCGGCGCATCTGACGCCGATGATCGAGGCGAAGGCCCTTCCGAAGGGCGCCTTGTGGGAAAGCTGCGCGATCATGCAGTATCTGTGCAACAAGCACGGGCTAGAGCAATTCTACCCGACAGATCCGGAGCGGCGCGCGATGATCGACAGCGCCATGTTCTATCTGATCGGCACGCTCTATCCGCACCTGGCGCGGGCTACCTACCCGGCGCTGGGGTTTCCGCAATATGCCGGCGAAGTTGGTGCCAGCGAGGCCGGTGCGGCTGAAAAGGAGACGGCGCGCAAGGCGGCCGCCGATGCGCTGGCGGAGCCGCTCTCGGTCTTCGAGCGGTTCTATCTCGACGGGAAACCGTTCATCGGTGGCGACGCTCCTTCGATCGCCGACATCCGGCTTGCCTCCACGCTCGAATTTCTGGCGGCGATCGACTACGCGCTGCCGGGCTGGGCGTCGGACTATGTCAAGCGCATGGAAGCGACACTGGGCGACGCCTATGCCGAGCCGGCAGCCGACGTTCGCGGCTACATCGCCTATGTGAAGTCGCAGAAGGCCTGA
- a CDS encoding VOC family protein: MQKLQSQGVHHITLVGADRQTSIDFWEGVLGMPFIFEQPNLDKASESHLYFDPGDGRLITIFTDEERRPDPERTSTGIGCVHHIAFNVARVTFLQAVERLDERKINHSGVKDRGFMDSIYFQDPLGLLIELASYRFEPPHGFTHADVLMEAHGVRVARGDYNIAEIHLADAIEAMIKRSRASLSDDRSAKDPY, from the coding sequence ATGCAGAAACTCCAGTCACAGGGCGTGCACCACATCACGCTGGTCGGCGCGGATCGCCAGACCTCGATCGATTTCTGGGAAGGCGTCCTCGGCATGCCGTTCATCTTCGAGCAGCCCAATCTCGACAAGGCGAGCGAAAGTCACCTCTACTTCGATCCGGGCGACGGGCGGCTGATCACGATCTTCACCGACGAGGAGCGCCGACCCGATCCGGAGCGAACTTCCACGGGGATCGGCTGCGTCCACCACATCGCCTTCAACGTGGCGCGTGTCACCTTCCTGCAGGCGGTAGAGCGGCTCGATGAAAGGAAGATCAATCACAGCGGGGTGAAGGATCGCGGCTTCATGGACTCGATCTACTTCCAGGACCCGCTCGGGCTGCTGATCGAGCTCGCTTCCTACCGGTTCGAGCCGCCGCACGGCTTCACGCATGCCGACGTCCTGATGGAGGCGCATGGTGTCCGCGTCGCGCGTGGCGACTACAATATCGCCGAAATTCACCTGGCCGACGCGATCGAGGCAATGATCAAACGTTCGCGCGCGTCGCTCTCGGACGACCGGTCGGCGAAAGACCCGTACTGA